A window of the Cystobacter fuscus genome harbors these coding sequences:
- a CDS encoding M1 family aminopeptidase has translation MRVVASTDYKPRARGRLSTVLFLGGVLGSGCGAPDTEPTPGDGCSNTTCEPSVQGQDIIGDRQYNVLQYKYGIDLTSRQASSELVVQPSETIDCLSIPGPASVQNVSWQWGGTSVLQGFNWSNEHLNICSTSDVDGTRGPSIIKSTYTVPEATYDYSQVGFSRRQDFSGGQFTYLLGWVESCDLFGPCDDAADQLTRVSFTVDHPENQLVLCPGVRTTPSNRQTRCDLPANTKAPTYSSFAVASNPNWVETQFLTSPVNVKFYEVPNGRLIPALNRNDVSHFLGWITEQLGALPYGSELRIASGPTEWLGMEHPANIILRDDLPLLRKDYANMTMHTLMHEVVHQWAGNRTTLSSKWDFAWKEALADYMTYLYEEQYRGGEAGQTRAYWDRLARSATYYLQPQDNPAPNYITFVNSTYGSGPMILFLQLEPLIGKDKVLAGIKSFLSASAARSIDDLRVAMQNASGKDLTPYFNAWVKRSGEPNWPYYVDNGWKRTNGKLTFKVLQQSDIYYPGYVEVEVSFHDRTDKRIGLAKFELTGQNKEVSVEVAIGDGWEPSGFVVDPYNKFVNSKLMGLVAEPEPIRWRL, from the coding sequence ATGAGGGTCGTTGCCAGCACTGATTACAAGCCCCGCGCACGGGGACGTCTTTCCACCGTTCTCTTCCTCGGCGGCGTGCTGGGCTCGGGTTGCGGAGCTCCAGACACGGAGCCCACTCCTGGAGATGGGTGTTCCAACACGACCTGCGAGCCCAGCGTCCAAGGACAGGACATCATCGGCGATCGCCAGTACAACGTCCTCCAATATAAATATGGCATCGATCTCACGAGCCGGCAGGCCAGCTCGGAACTCGTGGTCCAACCGAGTGAGACCATCGACTGCCTCAGCATTCCCGGGCCCGCCAGCGTCCAGAACGTCTCCTGGCAATGGGGTGGCACCTCCGTGCTGCAGGGCTTCAACTGGTCCAATGAGCACTTGAACATCTGCTCCACTTCGGATGTGGACGGCACCCGGGGGCCGTCGATCATCAAGAGCACCTACACCGTCCCCGAGGCGACGTACGACTACAGCCAGGTCGGCTTCTCCAGGCGCCAGGACTTCTCGGGAGGCCAGTTCACGTACCTGCTGGGATGGGTGGAGTCGTGCGACCTGTTCGGGCCGTGCGACGACGCCGCGGATCAACTCACGCGCGTCTCCTTCACCGTGGATCACCCGGAGAATCAGCTCGTGCTCTGTCCCGGAGTGCGCACCACGCCGAGCAACCGTCAGACCCGGTGCGACCTGCCGGCGAATACCAAAGCCCCCACCTACTCGTCCTTCGCCGTCGCCTCCAACCCGAACTGGGTGGAAACCCAGTTCCTGACCTCACCCGTGAACGTGAAGTTCTATGAGGTCCCCAACGGCCGGCTCATCCCCGCGCTCAACCGGAACGACGTCTCGCACTTCCTCGGGTGGATCACCGAGCAGTTGGGTGCACTGCCCTACGGCTCGGAGCTGCGGATCGCGAGCGGGCCCACGGAGTGGTTGGGCATGGAGCACCCGGCCAACATCATCCTTCGCGACGATCTGCCCCTGTTGCGCAAGGACTACGCCAACATGACCATGCACACGCTCATGCACGAGGTGGTGCATCAGTGGGCGGGCAACCGGACCACGCTGTCCAGCAAGTGGGACTTCGCCTGGAAGGAAGCCCTGGCCGATTACATGACGTACCTCTATGAGGAGCAATACCGCGGTGGCGAGGCCGGGCAGACGCGCGCGTACTGGGACCGCCTGGCCCGGTCGGCGACCTACTACCTGCAGCCGCAAGACAACCCCGCCCCCAACTACATCACCTTCGTCAACAGCACGTACGGCTCGGGGCCGATGATCCTCTTCCTGCAACTGGAGCCGCTGATTGGCAAGGACAAGGTGCTCGCCGGCATCAAGAGCTTCCTGTCCGCGTCCGCGGCCCGGAGCATCGACGATCTGCGCGTGGCCATGCAGAACGCGTCGGGAAAGGACCTCACGCCCTACTTCAACGCCTGGGTGAAGCGGAGCGGCGAGCCGAACTGGCCCTATTACGTGGACAACGGCTGGAAGCGCACCAATGGCAAGCTGACCTTCAAGGTGCTGCAGCAATCCGACATCTACTACCCCGGCTACGTGGAGGTCGAGGTGTCGTTCCACGACCGCACCGACAAGAGGATCGGACTGGCGAAGTTCGAGCTCACGGGACAGAACAAGGAGGTGTCGGTGGAGGTGGCCATCGGTGACGGCTGGGAGCCCTCGGGCTTCGTGGTGGACCCCTACAACAAGTTCGTCAACAGCAAGCTCATGGGCCTCGTTGCGGAGCCCGAGCCCATCCGCTGGAGGCTGTAG
- a CDS encoding Hint domain-containing protein, which yields MRASMFVAVFAFVGISSPAMAQLATRCTLDDQLTNATLAQGRNAWARKCGFISAAKEAYLNSEGEYQVFLEGCYAYPSVIAGSSCARFIPADANAACIGLNEISKLGTCVTGCLTPTQKVSFGGKHMPIPEALESGAPTVTALTPAATLLAPTFSEQPIRAYIAGDTIEDVFSLHLANGVTLEVTSEHPMVDGEGNVVKAKSLKPGEFLLASDGQKVAISDINVFRFKGYVWNVQPSSHDKAENIFDVEGLLTGSVRFQNEWADIHYRLATREEADVQGL from the coding sequence ATGAGAGCATCGATGTTCGTCGCTGTGTTCGCCTTCGTGGGCATCTCCTCTCCCGCGATGGCCCAGCTCGCCACCCGCTGCACCCTGGACGACCAGCTCACCAACGCCACCCTCGCCCAGGGCCGCAACGCCTGGGCACGCAAGTGCGGCTTCATCTCCGCGGCCAAGGAGGCCTATCTCAACTCCGAGGGCGAGTATCAGGTCTTCCTCGAGGGCTGCTACGCCTACCCCAGCGTCATCGCCGGCTCCTCCTGCGCCAGGTTCATCCCCGCCGACGCCAATGCCGCCTGCATTGGCCTGAATGAGATCAGCAAGCTGGGCACCTGCGTCACCGGCTGCCTCACCCCCACCCAGAAGGTGTCCTTCGGCGGCAAGCACATGCCCATCCCCGAGGCCCTCGAGTCCGGTGCGCCCACCGTCACCGCCCTCACCCCCGCGGCCACGCTGCTCGCCCCCACCTTCTCCGAGCAGCCCATCCGGGCCTATATCGCCGGCGACACCATCGAGGATGTCTTCTCCCTCCACCTCGCCAATGGCGTCACCCTCGAGGTCACCTCCGAGCACCCCATGGTCGACGGCGAGGGCAATGTCGTGAAGGCCAAGTCCCTCAAGCCCGGTGAGTTCCTCCTCGCCTCCGATGGCCAGAAGGTCGCCATCTCCGACATCAACGTCTTCCGCTTCAAGGGCTACGTCTGGAACGTCCAGCCCTCCAGCCACGACAAGGCCGAGAACATCTTCGACGTGGAAGGCCTGCTCACCGGCTCCGTGCGCTTCCAGAACGAGTGGGCCGACATCCACTACCGCCTCGCCACCCGCGAGGAAGCCGACGTCCAGGGCCTCTAG
- a CDS encoding Hint domain-containing protein produces MKNIIPALMLVVTGVSTSAVAQLSARCSLDDQLTTTTSAQGRNAWSRKCGYISASREAYLNSENEYQVYTNACASYPTVQPGSTCAQYVPDNEAAACIAGLVKLGSCVTGCFTPSQRVDFAGRQLPVPEAYANGMKEVTALTPAAQPGLLSFANQTIRAYVAGDTQEDIFLLKTREGRSLEVTAEHPMLLNDGTMVKARTLKVGDTLMGADGKALTLSNVTVFNFKGQVWNVRPQSTDKAENVMSAEGFLTGSVRFQNEWAADDYRLSLRDEFEVGGL; encoded by the coding sequence ATGAAGAACATCATTCCCGCGCTCATGCTCGTCGTCACGGGCGTTTCGACCTCCGCCGTGGCCCAGCTCAGCGCCCGCTGCTCGCTGGATGACCAGCTCACCACCACCACCTCGGCGCAGGGCCGCAATGCCTGGTCGCGCAAGTGCGGCTACATCTCCGCTTCGCGCGAGGCGTACCTCAACTCGGAGAACGAGTATCAGGTCTACACCAACGCCTGCGCCAGCTACCCCACGGTGCAGCCCGGCTCCACGTGTGCCCAGTACGTGCCCGACAACGAGGCCGCGGCGTGCATCGCCGGCCTCGTCAAGCTGGGCAGCTGCGTGACCGGCTGCTTCACCCCCTCGCAGCGCGTGGACTTCGCGGGCCGCCAGCTGCCCGTGCCGGAGGCCTACGCCAACGGCATGAAGGAAGTGACGGCCCTCACGCCCGCGGCGCAGCCGGGCCTGCTGTCCTTCGCCAACCAGACCATCCGCGCCTACGTCGCGGGTGACACGCAGGAGGACATCTTCCTGCTCAAGACCCGCGAGGGGCGCAGCCTCGAGGTCACCGCCGAGCACCCCATGCTCCTGAACGATGGCACCATGGTGAAGGCGCGGACCCTGAAGGTGGGCGACACGCTGATGGGCGCGGATGGCAAGGCGCTCACCCTCTCCAACGTGACCGTGTTCAACTTCAAGGGCCAGGTCTGGAACGTGCGTCCGCAGAGCACCGACAAGGCGGAGAACGTCATGAGCGCCGAGGGCTTCCTCACCGGCTCGGTGCGCTTCCAGAACGAGTGGGCGGCGGACGACTACCGTCTGTCCCTGCGTGACGAGTTCGAGGTCGGCGGCCTGTAG
- a CDS encoding M4 family metallopeptidase, with protein sequence MIQNWKQGLIGACCVAFGAACGDAPETQQQAGDDVQAALSALGKVELVDMGPGNVPTFIRGSFGKVDTSFTAPGLRVSGELAHQALRPVLDRVAPAFRLSTKELSLRSVRTDDLGFTHVRYDQTRNGLRVVGGELLLHVNKAGEVFAANGNARGASEPTTLKRVSLEAAARAAVGSETGLTAQGTPGPVYFLSAQGELSPAYEVTVVGTREGEPARDLVYVSALSGEVLDVRPQLHSINRALYSANNDWSTPGTLRRSEGGGATGDNHVDTNYNLIGTTYNCYDTLFGRDSFDDRGGRIQSTVHYGQAYVNAYWDGVQITFGDGDNANSGELGRDLDVVAHEFTHAVTQYESGLAYRNESGALNESLSDVAAAFCSSWSRGGAVDADIWKIGEYIWTPGIGGDALRYMNNPTQDGSSKDYYPERYTGTSDNGGVHWNSGIPNLVFKLLVTGGTHPRGKTGVNVTGVGMNRAAQTWYHANANYFTSTTTMSQARAWTVQAAQDRYDATVVQAVRDAWSAVGVQ encoded by the coding sequence GTGATCCAGAATTGGAAGCAGGGACTCATCGGAGCTTGCTGTGTGGCTTTCGGCGCGGCGTGTGGGGACGCCCCGGAGACGCAGCAGCAGGCGGGCGACGACGTGCAGGCGGCCCTGAGCGCGCTGGGCAAGGTGGAGCTGGTGGACATGGGTCCGGGCAACGTGCCCACCTTCATCCGCGGCAGCTTCGGCAAGGTGGACACCTCCTTCACCGCCCCGGGGCTGCGCGTCTCGGGTGAGCTCGCCCACCAGGCGCTGCGGCCCGTGCTCGACCGGGTCGCCCCGGCGTTCCGCCTGAGCACGAAGGAGCTGAGCCTCCGGTCGGTGCGCACGGATGACCTCGGTTTCACCCACGTGCGCTATGACCAGACGCGCAACGGCCTGCGCGTGGTGGGCGGAGAGCTCCTCCTCCACGTCAACAAGGCGGGAGAGGTGTTCGCGGCCAATGGCAACGCGCGCGGCGCCAGCGAGCCGACGACCCTCAAGCGGGTGTCCCTCGAGGCCGCCGCCCGGGCCGCCGTGGGCTCGGAGACGGGCCTCACGGCGCAGGGCACGCCCGGCCCGGTCTACTTCCTGAGCGCCCAGGGCGAGCTGTCCCCGGCCTATGAGGTGACGGTGGTGGGAACGCGCGAGGGCGAGCCCGCGCGCGACCTGGTCTATGTGAGCGCCCTGTCCGGCGAGGTGCTCGACGTGCGCCCGCAGCTGCACTCCATCAACCGGGCCCTCTACTCGGCCAACAACGATTGGAGCACGCCGGGCACGCTGCGCCGCAGCGAGGGCGGCGGCGCCACGGGCGACAACCACGTCGACACCAACTACAACCTCATCGGGACGACCTACAACTGCTACGACACCCTGTTCGGGCGTGACTCGTTCGACGACCGCGGCGGGCGCATCCAGAGCACCGTCCACTACGGCCAGGCCTACGTCAACGCGTACTGGGATGGCGTGCAGATCACCTTCGGGGACGGCGACAACGCCAACTCGGGCGAGCTGGGCCGGGACCTGGACGTGGTCGCGCACGAGTTCACCCACGCCGTGACGCAGTACGAGTCGGGGCTCGCCTACCGCAACGAGTCGGGCGCGCTCAACGAGAGCCTGTCGGACGTCGCCGCGGCCTTCTGCTCGAGCTGGTCGCGCGGGGGCGCCGTCGACGCGGACATCTGGAAGATCGGCGAGTACATCTGGACGCCGGGCATCGGCGGGGACGCGCTGCGCTACATGAACAACCCCACGCAGGACGGCTCGTCGAAGGATTACTACCCCGAGCGCTACACGGGCACCTCCGACAACGGGGGCGTGCACTGGAACTCCGGCATCCCCAACCTGGTGTTCAAGCTGCTGGTCACCGGTGGCACGCACCCGCGCGGCAAGACGGGCGTCAACGTGACCGGCGTGGGCATGAACCGCGCGGCGCAGACCTGGTACCACGCGAACGCCAACTACTTCACCTCCACCACCACCATGTCCCAGGCGCGCGCCTGGACCGTCCAGGCGGCGCAGGACCGCTACGACGCCACGGTGGTGCAGGCCGTGCGCGATGCCTGGAGCGCCGTGGGCGTGCAGTAG